The genomic DNA GCCGAGCGCCCCCGCGGTGATCGGGGCGGTGGCGAGCGTGGCGCCGACCGAGGACCCCAGCGTGCGCCAGAGCGCACCGGTGCCGATCGCGCGGTCGGTCCAACGGGTGAACCGCGACGCACCCCAGAGCGCCGCTGCCGAGAGCCAGCCGCCCAGATCCAGAATGGCCCACGGGTCCACCAGCAGGACCGAGAGGCAGGTAGCGGCGAGTAACGCGTCCGACTGCACGTGCCGCTGGTGCACCCGGGAGCGCGCCGCGATCGCGGCCAGTGCCGCGGCCCGCGTGGCCGGCGCCGGCCAGCCCAGAAAACCGACGTATGCCGCGCTGACTGCCGCGGCGAGGACCAGCGCGCGGGAACGACCGAGCCCGAGCAGACGGCCGAGCAGGAAGACCCAGGCAGTGATCAGGCCGACGTGGAACCCCGAGATCGACAGCAGGTGCACCAACCCGGACTGGGCGAACCGATCCTGCAGCTCGGGATCGATGCCCCCCCGGCGGTTGAGCATCAGGGCGTCGACCAGCGGGGCCCGCGCGCCGTAGAGTGACAGGCTCGCGCCGGCGAGGACTGTGCGTAGTCGCGCCGCGAGCCCCGGATGGCCGCCAAGCGGCCCGACCTCGATCACTGCCAGCGACCCTGCGGGCCGGCCACCCGGGCCCGGCGCCGGTATCCAGACCGCCACCGCAGGGCCGTGCAGCCCCGCGTCGGCTGGCCGTCCCGGCGGCCAGCGGGCGGCCACCGCCCCCACGCATCCCGTTCCGACGGGTTTCACCATGAGTCGCCCGCCTTCCCGCGGGGCAGGCTCCAGCAGCTCGATGGTGAGACGCAGCCGCCCGGGCGGCAACCGAGCCGGACAGCGGGTCCGCTCGCCCTCCCGGGCGAGCTCACCGGTCACCCGCCCCGCTGCCGCGGCAGCCGACAGCACAATGGGTAGCGGTCCGCCGATCAAGGGCGCGGCGAGGAGAAGCACCGCCATGCCGAGCGGGCTGCCGAAATGCAGAAGGCCGGTCGCGAGACCGGCCCCGTAGCACGCCGTCAGCAGAATGGAGGGTCGCGGCTTCACCGGCCGCGCCTCAGGAAGGACTTCGGCTCTTCCTGCCGCATCGCGGCGCCGCGGAGATCTTGCGGAGGGATTCCATCATGGCCACGTCGATCGGCGCCCGACTCTGCTCTTTTTCCAGGTTGATCTCGGTGACCACCGACCCGGTGGGGCTGGACACGTACCGTGGCGGAACCCGGTTGAGCGCGTACACCATGGCATCGTCGCGGCACACCTCGCACCCACAGAAATCGGGGAAGTGCGCCCGCAACGCTTCGTAGGCGGCGAGGACATGCTCCTCGGCCAGATTGCGGATCACAGGACCGCCAGTTCGGGCGTGACCACCGCGCCGGTGAAGGTGGAACCGGTCGTGCCGGTGAGCCTGACGTCGTAGTAGCGTCCCACCGCGTCGGCCGGGAGATCGAGCAACACCAGATGATTGGTCCGGCTGCGGGCGAGCATGAGCCCGCCCCGCCGGGCCGGCCGCTCCACCAGCACCTCGTGCACCTGGCCCACCCGGGCCACGTTCTTACGGCGCGCATTGGCGCGGACCGCCTCGATGAGCCGCTCCAGCCGTTCCGACGCCACCTCGGCGGCAACGTGGTCCCTGAGCCGCACGGCGGGCGTGCCCTCCCGAACCGAGTACTTGAAGGTGTAGGCGTCGTCGAAATCGGCATCGGCCACCAGGCTCAGCGTCTCGGCGAACTGGGCCTCCGTCTCGCCGGGGAAGCCGACGATGATGTCGGTGGAGAAGGTGATGCCCGGGACGGCTTGCCTGAGGCGCTCGACCACCTCGAGGTAGACCTCGCGGGTGTAGCGCCTCAGCATGCGGCGCAGCACCGCGTTGGAGCCGCTCTGCACCGGCAGGTGGACGTGCTCGCACACCGCCGGCGTATCGGCCATGGCCTCCGCCACCCGGTCCGAGAAGTCGGTCGGATAGGGGCTGGTGAAGCGCAGGCGCCGCACGCCGTCCAGGGCTCCG from Gemmatimonadales bacterium includes the following:
- a CDS encoding late competence development ComFB family protein gives rise to the protein MIRNLAEEHVLAAYEALRAHFPDFCGCEVCRDDAMVYALNRVPPRYVSSPTGSVVTEINLEKEQSRAPIDVAMMESLRKISAAPRCGRKSRSPS
- a CDS encoding MiaB/RimO family radical SAM methylthiotransferase, giving the protein LPTLIGLAGAGRRVSDVEFREWEHYEDVPPAREKGPTAFVTVQRGCDYRCTFCVVPQTRGPERSRRLSEVVREVGELAAAGTTEVTLLGQTVNSYYDGQHDFADLLRAVGALDGVRRLRFTSPYPTDFSDRVAEAMADTPAVCEHVHLPVQSGSNAVLRRMLRRYTREVYLEVVERLRQAVPGITFSTDIIVGFPGETEAQFAETLSLVADADFDDAYTFKYSVREGTPAVRLRDHVAAEVASERLERLIEAVRANARRKNVARVGQVHEVLVERPARRGGLMLARSRTNHLVLLDLPADAVGRYYDVRLTGTTGSTFTGAVVTPELAVL